The Microbacterium oleivorans genome contains the following window.
ACCGAATGCGGACGCTCGTCCCCCGCGACGGCCACCCCAATCGTGCCGAGGAAGGGCCGCAGCGGGAACTCGACGACCCGGTCCCCGTCGTCGGTGAGCGGAAGGGTGCCCACCTCACCCGACGCCCGCTGCTCGACCGGCGTGAAGACGCTCACCGTCGTGCCGCTGCGCGGGAGGACGCCCACCAGCGCGCCCTTCCCGTGCCGGTTCGAGATGACGCCGTACGGCACGCGGGGCACGAGTTTCTCGACGGTGATCTTCAGGAGGTCGCCGGGGAGTGCGCCCTCCACGTGGATCGGCCCGGTGACCACGTGGGGCCCGTCGGCGGCGGGGTCGCGCGACAGCTGCGCGGCGATCGCGACCGCATCCTCGAGCACGTCGTCCGCGCCGACCCCGTGGCTGCCGAAGAAGGCGCGCGGGTCCTTGCCCTGATCCTCGAGGATGCCCTCGTGGCTGACGGTGTCGATCGTCACGCTCGCGCCGGAGGCGATGGTCAGCACGGGCGCGTCGGCTGCGCACGGCAGGCGTCCCCACAGCACGGTGTCCGGTCGGGCCGGCAGGTAGTGGTCACCGGGGAGGTCGCCGACGCCCGGCTGCAGCACGCTCACACGACCACCGGCTCGCGTCGAGCGGGGGTGAACAGCCGGGCGTGGCCGAGCACGACGACGGCGACGGTGAGGGCGGCCGACAGGAGGAGCGGAACACCCGGCCCGAACGGCAGCAGCAGGGTGCCGACGAGCGCGCCGAGGAACAGGACGACGATGGCGCCGAGCCGCCGGTTCCACACCCCGCGGACGCCGTCGTCGACGAGCGACTCGCTCGCGAGGGAGGTGAGGGTCGAGGTCACCACGACGGTGGTCATGTCGGCGACCGCGACGCTCCGCGCGACCGCTGCCTGCAGGCCCATCGCCGCCGCGGTGAGGGTCGAGGCGGTGAGGACGACGGCCTCGGTGTCGCGCGCCTCGGGGAAGAGGAGCGCGACGCCCAGCCCCGCCAGGACGACCGCG
Protein-coding sequences here:
- a CDS encoding acetamidase/formamidase family protein encodes the protein MSVLQPGVGDLPGDHYLPARPDTVLWGRLPCAADAPVLTIASGASVTIDTVSHEGILEDQGKDPRAFFGSHGVGADDVLEDAVAIAAQLSRDPAADGPHVVTGPIHVEGALPGDLLKITVEKLVPRVPYGVISNRHGKGALVGVLPRSGTTVSVFTPVEQRASGEVGTLPLTDDGDRVVEFPLRPFLGTIGVAVAGDERPHSVPPGAHGGNLDINLLVEGTSLYLPVQAPGALAYVGDPHFAQGDGEVALTALEASLRATLRFDVIPRSEALSEFGELAGPLVRTEEFLVPTGLDIDLAEAMRRCVRAAIDLIAARWGMDEHLAYAYLSAATDFDISQVVDIVCGVHARIRESDFDRVPQRGYGAIQAVASPGSIPSDTGRVDNATSPTGSA
- a CDS encoding YoaK family protein; translation: MRRDRSTRAPGRRHLAPAERRTALLALMLLTFVTGLVDAVGYLALDRVFVGNMTGNIVILGMAVAGGDDLPVLGPAIALAAFTVAAFAAGLFLKSRRKEWGGAVSGLLTAGAVVLAGLGVALLFPEARDTEAVVLTASTLTAAAMGLQAAVARSVAVADMTTVVVTSTLTSLASESLVDDGVRGVWNRRLGAIVVLFLGALVGTLLLPFGPGVPLLLSAALTVAVVVLGHARLFTPARREPVVV